A section of the Streptomyces sp. NBC_01591 genome encodes:
- a CDS encoding DUF5701 family protein — protein sequence MPAELHTLPSIAAQAERLIELGVHELGGFRPAELRSMAAETRARAGLLVVGADRVPASALAPLLRHRGKPGFVVVDMPDIDQFSPIEPMNVPDEPIYVVEGLDRGDHMANWSPDEALPAIVEGGRTPLLLVEAIHWVLQQPAVLERGHCFMTIGSRLRKANGTLDARTPALWISNGTGRDGRDNRNAPKVGWCWEGNRHTWLGFASATTRAVA from the coding sequence ATGCCAGCCGAATTGCACACTCTGCCTTCGATTGCCGCGCAAGCAGAGCGATTGATCGAGCTCGGAGTGCATGAACTCGGCGGTTTCCGGCCCGCTGAGCTGCGCTCCATGGCCGCGGAGACCAGGGCTCGCGCCGGCCTTCTTGTGGTTGGCGCGGACCGGGTCCCGGCGTCGGCCCTCGCGCCCCTGCTCCGGCATCGGGGGAAGCCGGGGTTCGTCGTGGTGGACATGCCCGATATCGATCAGTTCTCGCCCATCGAGCCCATGAACGTGCCCGACGAACCGATCTACGTGGTGGAGGGCCTCGACCGAGGCGATCACATGGCGAACTGGAGCCCTGACGAGGCACTACCCGCCATAGTTGAAGGAGGCCGCACTCCTCTGCTCCTGGTGGAGGCCATCCACTGGGTGCTCCAGCAGCCGGCGGTACTCGAACGGGGCCACTGCTTCATGACCATCGGCTCCCGCCTACGGAAAGCCAACGGCACGCTCGACGCGCGAACACCGGCCCTGTGGATCAGTAATGGGACCGGGCGAGACGGCCGAGACAACCGTAACGCGCCGAAGGTGGGCTGGTGTTGGGAGGGCAACCGACACACGTGGCTCGGCTTCGCTTCAGCGACCACCCGAGCCGTGGCCTGA
- a CDS encoding VOC family protein, whose translation MIADLQCVVLDCSDPAELAGFYWSLLGGTVNRQDKRWAVDDDWTTLHTEAGLVLAFQRSADYRPPQWPDPERPQQFHLDFGVADLDQAQEQVLACGATVLDDGTDGRSWRIYADPAGHPFCLVRH comes from the coding sequence GTGATCGCTGATCTGCAATGTGTGGTGCTGGACTGCTCGGATCCGGCGGAGCTTGCCGGATTCTACTGGTCGCTGCTCGGTGGGACCGTCAATCGGCAGGACAAGCGGTGGGCAGTCGACGACGACTGGACGACGCTGCACACAGAGGCCGGTCTCGTCCTCGCCTTCCAACGATCCGCCGACTACCGGCCGCCGCAGTGGCCCGACCCTGAACGGCCCCAGCAGTTCCATCTGGACTTCGGTGTCGCGGACCTCGACCAAGCCCAGGAGCAGGTGCTGGCCTGCGGCGCGACAGTGCTGGACGACGGTACTGACGGGCGGAGCTGGCGCATCTACGCCGATCCAGCCGGGCATCCGTTCTGCCTGGTCCGCCACTGA
- a CDS encoding O-methyltransferase gives MLYSEGGVITIMTERAVPPRVVAAERIASEAGFKKSCIPEVGRLLRLAAAAKPHGIIAESGTGSGVGTAWLHSGLGTNARLVTAERDEELACRAAGVFADDERVSVLTGDWRLLEQHAPFDVFFCDGGGKRDDPQGVVELLAPGGLLILDDFTPSPEWPPRFGGEVDELRLFYLTHPALDATEVLTTPSSSAVVAARRL, from the coding sequence ATGCTCTATAGCGAAGGGGGCGTGATCACAATCATGACGGAACGTGCGGTTCCGCCTCGTGTGGTGGCCGCAGAGCGTATCGCCTCTGAGGCGGGATTCAAGAAGAGCTGCATCCCCGAAGTGGGCAGGCTGCTCAGGCTGGCCGCTGCTGCGAAACCCCACGGAATCATCGCGGAGAGCGGCACCGGCTCCGGAGTGGGCACCGCTTGGCTGCACAGTGGCCTCGGCACCAATGCACGCCTGGTCACGGCAGAGCGCGACGAGGAGCTGGCCTGTCGAGCGGCCGGTGTCTTCGCGGACGACGAGCGTGTCAGCGTTCTCACCGGTGATTGGCGGCTGCTTGAGCAGCATGCCCCCTTCGACGTCTTCTTCTGCGACGGCGGGGGCAAGCGCGACGATCCCCAGGGGGTCGTCGAGCTGCTCGCTCCCGGTGGCCTTCTCATCCTGGACGACTTCACCCCCTCACCCGAGTGGCCGCCTCGTTTCGGCGGCGAAGTGGATGAGCTCCGCCTGTTCTACCTCACTCATCCGGCACTGGACGCCACTGAAGTACTCACAACACCTTCCAGTTCAGCGGTTGTTGCGGCTCGCCGGCTGTAG
- a CDS encoding HIT family protein, protein MADDGCIFCAIVRGQADASIVHEDQSVIAFMDLQPVNPGHLLVVPKTHAVGLEDLQEDVGVQVWKVAHRLGRALRRSGLRCEGVNLLLADGKAAFQEVFHVHLHVIPRFAGDPFRIGSDWRVHEREQLDETSAAVRSGLAALDALQR, encoded by the coding sequence GTGGCGGACGACGGATGCATATTCTGCGCGATAGTGCGCGGTCAGGCGGATGCCAGCATCGTTCATGAAGATCAGTCGGTGATCGCCTTCATGGATCTCCAGCCCGTCAACCCAGGCCACTTGTTGGTCGTTCCCAAGACGCACGCGGTGGGGCTGGAGGATCTCCAGGAGGACGTCGGCGTCCAGGTCTGGAAGGTGGCGCACCGGCTCGGGCGGGCATTGCGCCGATCAGGCCTGCGGTGTGAGGGCGTCAACCTGCTCCTTGCGGACGGCAAGGCAGCGTTCCAGGAAGTTTTCCATGTGCACCTCCATGTGATCCCCCGCTTCGCAGGTGATCCCTTTCGCATTGGCTCCGACTGGCGTGTTCATGAACGAGAGCAGCTCGACGAGACGTCTGCTGCCGTCCGCAGCGGTCTCGCCGCCCTGGACGCCTTGCAACGTTGA